Below is a genomic region from Gigantopelta aegis isolate Gae_Host chromosome 1, Gae_host_genome, whole genome shotgun sequence.
agatTTGTCAGtgttgtggtgtcattaaaatgtttggcatccaacagtcgatgattaattaatcaatgtgctctagtggtgtaacataaaatacaatgtttgacatccaatagctgaaaaTTTGTCAATGTGCTCCTGTGGCGTCGTTAAACTGTTTGGCATCGaacagttgatgattaattaatccatgtgctctagtggtgtcgttacacgaaatgtttgatatccgagctgatgatttattaataagctctaatagtgtcgttgaaatgtttgacatccaagatgattaattaatcattatcatccaatagtcgatgattaattaatcaatgtgctctagtggtgtcgttaaacaaaacaaacttcactttAAGTATTCTCTATTTTccatctgacgccatataaccgtaaataaaatgtgttgagtgcgtcgttaaataaatcatttccttccttcctatttttCAGGTCTTTCTGTACGGATTCCTTTGcattctctgtgtgtgtctgagttTCGTCAGCATTGGAGCGGCTGGCTACAGGACCTACCTCTGCACTCTGGGTGCAAGCGCCAAGGAGATCAACCAAAAGATTCCATACCGTGCGTGCCAGGCACGCAGGAAAGCCAGCCTAGCGCTCGCCATCACGGACATAGTCCTGGAGAGCTTCCTGTGTGCCATCAGCGTCCTGGGATTCTGGATATTTGCCAACTATAGGTTTGTCTTCGGGTGCATCACTTCATGCGACGTGTCTGGCAAAAGGACACCAAGCGCAAGCGACGGGAGACGTGGAGACAAACGAATGAATCGAATCACGACTCGACAAACGATTTCAAGCGTCGATTCCTCAAGACTTACATCGCTCACTGACGCACAGCTGAAGAACGCTCTGCTGCCAGTGAATAACCGCATGCCACGTGGGAACACTTTCATTCAAAGGCCTGATGACATAGACTCCAGATTTAGTCTTGAAAGGCCAGTTCATCGAATGCTGGGTAATACAGATGTCTTTAGAAATCGCCCAGAGCGAAGAGTAAACCAAAAACGCGGTAACTTGGGTTTGTCAAGATACGGTTCAGATAACATGATGTTAAGACATTTGCAAAGTGGCGTCAACTATGGGCGAACTCAGGAACGTGGAAACAGGTCTTTGTATGGAGATGTTCAGAGTACGCACACCACAGACTATAACCAAAACGTTGGTGTGTACAGGAACAGAAATACACATCTGTTTGATGTCAATAATAGTTATACGCCATATCCTTCGGGTCAAAGATACAAGCCGTCTGCTCTGGATGGCCAGAAAAACTTGTACAGAGGAACATATTCTGTAGACAGCAGGTTACCACAGGCGAATATGGACAGCGACACTTGGTAAGAGCAGAGCTTTAGTACCCTGTTCTCAAGAAATGACTTCAATCGTGAATTCGAATTGCGTTCGCGAACGGCTGGGATCCTGTTCTCGTGACACCATTATGCTAGATAGTGTAGGATTTGAGAACGGGAACATGTTCAAGCCTCTTTGAAGCGTATAGGTACAGGTTTTCTACACCAAAACAGTTTTGAACACATGGATAGTGTTTTCGTCTAAAAGAAACCTTTTATGACGAAATCAAAAATCTATTTACGGGGTATTGCTACTTATGAAATACACACGATGTGCGACAGAGGCTGCATCCATGGTGAAAATAAAGCGTCGTATTGGAAATCATCTGTTAGAAATAGGAAACCCACCACGCTGTAGACTGTTCCACGTATGTCCCAGTTTAAATTTGTGTAACTAATTCTTCGGAGTGGAAATCCTCTTGCATGCAGATCAGGAGTTATGAATCATTCTGAGAACTGGAAGTCCCACTACCGCAGCAGTTATGACATTGTAAAAAGATCCATTGGACTGCTTTGTGCAGATATGAATTTTTGACTGCGGTAACGATGATGTTATTCTATTTTTTGTTAGATAGGCTGTTCACACTATATCATACATTTGTTGTAAATACCAACATCATCgtcatcaaataataatactaatataataataataataatactaatactaatactaatactaataataataataagttgtATAGGCAGTCAACATAATGTTATACATTTGTTGAgaacatcaacatcatcattatcatcatcatcatcaccaccaccatcatccaaaaaaaagaagtaatataaataaaataactagatAAATAAAACTATGTGGAAATGTTTTGGTAAATGTATTATAGTATAGTCCAAAAATTGCTGTACTCCCTGCGAACTGTCTAAAACATGCACAGAGAATTCATCCCTTTACATATAGGGGGTACCTACATCGGTGGATGATGCACTGAATGCTCGCACGTGTCGTTGGATAGCTTATCGGTGGATCACCACAACCAGTGCTCAACGATTGATATTTAAGATGTTGTGTCATGTCATTACGTGTCTGTTGAGAAGTGCATACAAGGCATCTCTTGGAACCAATTGGTGGCAGTAGACTGTGGTggaagcgggtttcttctcacgTGATCTAGATCAAGCGTCACCATGTGCTGTCAGAAGTCTCGCTCAGTCGGTAAAATCAACGATTAAAACAACAagaaaccccacaaaaacctaaaacccacaaaaccccaacaaaacaaacacaaggcTCCCTTCAACACGCCACCCCACCGCACCCCACTCCCACCCGCATCCGCCAAATTAACCCAACAAGCACTCCGCTTTCATCACCCACTTCCCCCACCACAAAATAACAAcccaataacaaacaaacaaaaacaacaataaaaaacacaacaagcaagcaaataaaacaaaaacaccgtACCCTccaacccaccaccaccaccccctaaCAAGCACCACTCGCCCCCCTccacaagttcaagttcaagttcttttattgctttaagttgttcaacttatcagcattataacaatgaacaaacattaatatatacaatagtgcggaacaatggtggagagtgacttacatatatacatatatacacacacatacccacacacacacacacacacgcagacacaaatacacacccaaacacacaaacacacatatataatagaaaaaacaaaacagaataaagaTAAGTTATTTTACAGGTTATCCTCAGCGGCTAGGGTAATGATAAAATGAGAACATATTAGTTTATTTCCAGTAATAGTTGATCCCTAGTTCTGTTtgcttgtaataaatattttcctaggtTGTTTATCTCTTTATTGTTTCCGGTTGATAAGAGTTGTATTAATTTCAAAGTACTGGGATGCTTAAagtagtattttttaatgaatttctttcttaaagtttcgtatCTTGGACATTGAAggataaaatgaaattcgtcCTCAATCTCATTACAGTTACATAAAGTACATATTCTTTGTGCCCTTTCGATATTTTTATACCTACCAgactcaatatttaatttatgtgcacaaattctcatttttgttatttgtcttAAATTGCGAGATTCTATTGGTTTTGTAAGGTAGGTTTGCAAAGTAAATccatttaataataagtgcTGATATAGCAATCCCTTTGGCGATGTCCTTATTGTACTATAGGCATTTTGCTTAAAAACATCATATACTCGTTCTTTTATTATGACATAAAAACTAGAATTGATATTGGTCGAAaccccccacaaacaaacaaaatccagacaaacaaaactaacaacaaaca
It encodes:
- the LOC121367807 gene encoding uncharacterized protein LOC121367807, with protein sequence MSYTCVSVPTVGSVAQISRSRASSHVRYERGKAVRLFSAMVLPHLLLGGMVVCAGIVTVYVESLSPAFPFVTGTDIISGLTTIFTGGLAYKISKENIYNKLLRSQAKYNVFLYGFLCILCVCLSFVSIGAAGYRTYLCTLGASAKEINQKIPYRACQARRKASLALAITDIVLESFLCAISVLGFWIFANYRFVFGCITSCDVSGKRTPSASDGRRGDKRMNRITTRQTISSVDSSRLTSLTDAQLKNALLPVNNRMPRGNTFIQRPDDIDSRFSLERPVHRMLGNTDVFRNRPERRVNQKRGNLGLSRYGSDNMMLRHLQSGVNYGRTQERGNRSLYGDVQSTHTTDYNQNVGVYRNRNTHLFDVNNSYTPYPSGQRYKPSALDGQKNLYRGTYSVDSRLPQANMDSDTW